A genomic region of Prionailurus bengalensis isolate Pbe53 chromosome D1, Fcat_Pben_1.1_paternal_pri, whole genome shotgun sequence contains the following coding sequences:
- the TREH gene encoding LOW QUALITY PROTEIN: trehalase (The sequence of the model RefSeq protein was modified relative to this genomic sequence to represent the inferred CDS: inserted 1 base in 1 codon; deleted 2 bases in 1 codon): protein MPGRAFMLCQLLLLGLGSQGTLPPPCDSRIYCYGELLHQVQMAKLYQDDKQFVDMPPSSTPDRVLQHFRELAARHNHSIPTPLLRAFIQEHFQAAGQELQPWTLEDWKDSPRFLQKISDPKLRIWGEQLHQLWKKLGKKVKPEVLSHPEQFSLLYSEHPFVVPGGRFVEFYWDSYWVMEGLLLSEMPETVKGMLQNFLDLVRLYGHVPNGARVYSLQWSQRPLLTLMMHSYVAHTNDTAFLRDNIETLALELDFWTEHRNVSVSSGGKSFVLNHYSVPYGAPRPESYSKDGEVRHLGGAGTLMLCVRPRSPVCCCLVITGDQEALWAELKAGAESGWDFSSSXGLNPNLLSSIQTSKLVPVDLNAFLCQAEELMSDFYSRPGNDLQATKYRNMWEQLLAAMKAILWDEENGAWFDYDLENRRKNLELYPSNLSPLWSGCFSDPGVVDKALNYLEDSQILTYQYRIPTSLQKTGQQWDFPSAWAPLQDLVIRGLAKCPSPRAQEVAFQLAQNWIRTNFEVYSRKSAMYEKYDISNGGQPGGGGEYEVQEGFGWTSGVVLMLLDRYDDRLSSGTQTAFLVPQCLTTDLLLSLLPRLPH from the exons CCGGATTTACTGCTACGGGGAGCTCCTGCACCAGGTTCAGATGGCGAAGCTCTACCAGGACGACAAGCAGTTTGTGGACATGCCACCGTCCTCGACTCCAG ACCGAGTTCTGCAGCACTTCCGGGAGCTGGCCGCCCGCCACAACCACAGCATTCCCACGCCACTGCTTCGCGCCTTCATCCAGGAACACTTCCAGGCCGCGGGGCAGGAGCTGCAGCCCTGGACCCTCGAGGACTGGAAGGACAG CCCCCGGTTCCTGCAGAAGATCTCGGACCCCAAGCTGCGAATCTGGGGGGAGCAGCTGCACCAGCTCTGGAAGAAACTGGGAAAGAAG GTAAAGCCAGAGGTCCTCAGCCACCCGGAGCagttc tctctgctctactCAGAACACCCCTTCGTTGTGCCTGGTGGGCGCTTTGTCGAATTCTACTG ggaCTCCTACTGGGTGATGGAGGGGTTGCTCCTCTCTGAGATGCCCGAGACCGTGAAGGGCATGCTGCAGAACTTCCTGGACCTGGTGCGACT CTATGGACATGTCCCCAACGGGGCCCGCGTGTACTCCCTGCAGTGGAGCCAGCGCCCCCTGCTGACTCTCATGATGCACTCCTACGTGGCTCACACCAACGATACCGCCTTCCTGAG GGACAACATCGAGACCCTAGCTTTGGAATTGGACTTCTGGACTGAGCACAGGAACGTCTCTGTGAGCTCGGGGGGGAAGAGCTTCGTCCTGAATCACTATTCTGTCCCTTATGGGGCACCCAG GCCCGAGTCTTACAGCAAAGACGGGGAGGTCAGGCAtctgggtggggctgggacccTGATGTTGTGTGTCAGGCCCCGGTCCCCGGTCTGCTGCTGCCTCGTCATCACAGGGGACCAGGAAGCTCTGTGGGCTGAGCTCAAGGCTGGGGCCGAGTCTGGCTGGGACTTCTCCTCAT AAGGCCTGAACCCCAACTTGCTGAGCAGCATCCAGACCAGCAAACTCGTGCCTGTTGATCTCAATGCCTTCCTGTGCCAGGCAGAGGAGCTGATGAGCGACTTCTACTCCAGACCGG GGAACGATCTCCAAGccacaaaatacagaaatatgtggGAACAGCTCTTGGCTGCCATGAAAGCCATTCTGTGGGATGAGGAGAACGGTGCCTGGTTTGACTATGACCttgagaacagaaggaaaaaccTCGAGTTGTACCCATCCAACCTTAGTCCTCTCTGGTCTGGCTGTTTCTCTGACCCGGGAGTCGTGGACAAGGCTCTGAACTATCTGGAG GACAGCCAGATCTTGACCTACCAGTACAGGATCCCGACCTCTCTCCAGAAGACAGGCCAGCAGTGGGACTTCCCCAGTGCCTGGGCCCCCTTGCAGGACCTGGTCATCAGAG GTCTGGCCAAGTGTCCTTCACCTCGGGCCCAGGAAGTGGCTTTCCAGCTGGCTCAGAATTGGATCCGAACCAACTTTGAGGTCTACTCCAGAAAGTCAGCCATGTATGAGAAG TATGACATCAGCAACGGTGGTCAGCCAGGTGGTGGAGGGGAGTATGAAGTTCAG GAGGGCTTTGGCTGGACCAGTGGAGTGGTCCTGATGCTCCTGGACCGCTACGACGACCGACTGAGCTCGGGGACCCAGACCGCTTTCCTGGTGCCGCAGTGCCTCACAACTGACCTTCTGCTCAGCCTCCTGCCACGTCTGCCTCATTAA